The following nucleotide sequence is from Desulfovibrio sp. ZJ209.
CTGGCTGCCCGCGGTCGACCTCGTGGTGCTCCCGGGGGCGGCGCTGGGGCTCGGCTGCGCGGTGGCTGGCCTTGAGGCTTGCGCCCGGGTCATCCTCGATATGGCCGCACTCCCCTGCCAGGCCATGCTCGCCTGCCTCGACATGCTCCAGCGGCACGGCCTGCTGGAAGGGCCGGGGAGCTTGCGCCCGCACTGGGCGGCGCTTGCGGCGTTCGCGGCCCTCGGCGTGGCGCTTGCGGTCATGGCCGGGGACGGACGCCCCACAGCGCGGCTCAAGGCGCGGCGCTGGCTCGTGGCCGGGCTGCTCCTGCTCTGCGTGGGGCCGGCATTGCGGCTGGCGTCACGCCTGGACCCAACTCCCCGGCTGGAAGTGCTTGACGTGGGCCAGGGCCTTGCCACTTATCTGCGGCTCCCCGGGCATGTCCGCATCCTCGTGGATGGCGGCGGCGCGCTCTCGCCCGGCTTCGATACGGGCAAGGCGCTCCTCGACCCGCTCCTCACGGCCAATGACGCCCCGCGGCTCGATGCCGTCATCAACACGCACCCGGACCTCGACCATGTGGGCGGGCTCTTTCATTTGCTCCGCAGCTTCGGGGTGCAGCGGCTCTTCCACAACGGCCGCGATGCCGCCGGGGAGCTGCGCCAGCCGTGGCGGGAGGCCCGGCAAAGGACGCCGGGCGCGCCGCTCGCCGCCGGGGACAAGCTGGTGTTGGGAGATTCCGGCGGCTATGCGCTGGAAGTGCTGCACCCGCCGCGCATGGCCCCGGAAAGCGGGGATGGCGGAGGCGACGCGCCGGAACCATGGGCAGGCAACAAGGCCTCGCTGGTGCTCCGGCTCACGCGCAACGGCGAGGGTCTCGCGCTGTTCACGGGCGATGTGGAACCCGCGGTGCTCCGGCGGCTGCTGGCGGAAGGCGCCGATATCTCCGCGCGCATCCTCGTGGCGCCGCATCACGGTTCGGACCGCAGCTTCCTCCCGGCCTTCCATGAGGCGGTGCGGCCGGAACTGGTGCTCGCCGGCTGCGGCTTCCGCAACCGCTGGGGCTATCCGGGCAGGCGCCTGGGCGCATGGCTCGCGGCGCGGCACATCCCGCTGCTCGACACCGGCACGCGTGGGCGCATCAGCGTGGAGCTGCCCGAAACGGGGCCCCTGCGCGTGAGCACGGCCCGGCAGGCGCCCTAGCCCGCAGGCAGCACGAAACCGCGTTTGGCAAGTTCGGCCCTGTGTTCGGGATAGTCACGCGCGAGGATGGCCGCGGCGTCGGCTTCGGCCGCGCGGTAGGCCCCCTCGTCAAAGAGCGCCTGGTGGCCGCCCCGATGGAGTACAAAGGGCGGCAGGGGCACATGGCGCGCCTTCATGCCCTGGTGGTGCACGTCGCGGAACCAGGCCACGCCCATGTCCTGGAAGGGCAGGTAGCAGCCGAAGGGACGCCCGTGCCCCTCGGGCACCGTGGCCGCGCGCGCCTTGCGCAGGTCGATGAGGCAGCACCATTCATTGACGCGGCACTCGGGCAGCGGCCAGGGGCGCCGCTCATACTCCGGCCCGAACTGGGTGCGCCCCTCCACGCGCAGCCGCATGCCCATGGCCCTGGCCTTGCGATAGAGCGCCTGCAGGTCGGCCGCGGAACAGCGAAACTCGCCATAGGCCCCCGGCCGGCAGGGCTTGCCCCCGTTGACGCCGCAGGCCTTGACGATGTCCTCGCGCGCCGCCGGGCAGTTCCAGCACTGGCCGAGGGGCCCCACGGCCACATGACCGGGGAGGGCCTCCAAGAGGGGCGTAAGCACATCCCCGCGAAATTCCATGTCATTATGCACGGTGAAGAGGCAGTCGGCATCGGAGCTTTCCCACGCGTACTGGTAGCGCAGGGAGTGTCGGTAGGCATCTTCGCGCAGCCTCCCCGGCTCCAGCGGCCGGGTGACCAGCCACTCCGGCACCATGCAGGAATGCATGCGCGGCACAAAATCCACGAGAGTCTCGGGCCCAAGCGTGTCAAACTTGGGCCGGCTCGGTTCCATCACATAGAAGACCGTGCGCAGCTTGTCGCCCATATGCCGCATGAGCGAGGCGAGGCAGAGCGCCGTCTGGTACGGTTTGCCAAAGATGTGGAGCGCAACGTCCACCACGGGCTGTGCCGCCATGGATCCTTCCTCCCTGCGCCGGCCGGGCCCTTGTGCAGCCTCAGCGCTGGCAGTGCGGGCAATACACCGTGGCTCGCCCGGCCACGCGCACACGGGCGAGCGGGCGCCCGCAGCCCTTGCAGGCCTCGCCGGCGCGCCCGTAGACCGCAAAGCTGTTCTGGAAGGCGCCGGCATTGCCGTCCGCGTCGCGGTAATCGCGGATGGAGCTGCCGCACTGGGCGATGGCGAGGCTGAGCACATCCCTGAGCGCGCCAAGCAGGGCGCGCCGCTCCCGCGCATCGAGCCCACCCGCCGGGCGGCGCGGGTCGATGCCGGCGCGATGGAGCGCCTCGTCCGCATAGATATTGCCGATGCCCGCCACCACGCGCTGGTCGAGCAGGGCCGCCTTGACGGCCCTGCGGCCGCGCAAGAGCTCCGCAAAGGCGGCTTCGTCCAGCTCCAGCGGCTCGGGGCCGAGGCTGCGCCAGAATTCCCAGCGTTCCAGCAGGGCCTGGGTTGCGGCAAGCACGGTGCCGAAGGCGCGGGTATCGTCAAAGATCAGGCGTTGCGGCGTGCCGTCCGGCGCCACAAGGTCGAGATACCAGCGGGTATAGGGGCCCGGCGCGCTCCCGGCCGGGCGCGGAAGGAGGCGCCCGGTCATGCGCAGGTGCACGGCCACAAGCGTGGGAATGGTGCCGGCATTTCCGGGCGCAGGGCCGGGGCCTGGCGCCACATCCATGAGGATGAGCTTGCCGCGCCGGCGCACGCCCGTGACGGCAAGGCCGGCGAGGCTCGCCAGCGCGAGGCTCAGCGGATGCACCGCCGAGGGCCGCAGCACCTCGGCGCCCACGATGCGCGAACCCGTCACATGTGGCGCGAGGGTGCGCACCACGGTTTCCACTTCGGGAAGTTCAGGCAAGATACACGTCCAGAAGGCCCTCGGGCGGGTCGATGCACACCTGCCGGGCCTTGAGGTCGAAGGAGCGGATAAAGTCCGGCCGGGCCGGGAAGAGGATCTCGCGGCCGTCGTCCGTGCGGATGGCCCAGACCTCCTGGCCGGCGGGCAGCTCCACATGGTCGAGGCGCCCGAGGCGGCTGCCGTCCGGGAGGAGGACATCGGCGCCCATGAGGTCGGCGAGGTAGGCTTCGTCCCCGGAAGGCTCGGGAAGCTCGGCGCGGGGCACGCACAGCAGCGCGCCGCGCAGGGCCTCGGCCTCGTCGCGGCTCGTGACACCTTCAAGGAGCAGCAGGGGGCGCCCCTTGTGCGCCCGGCTGCCAAGCACGGTGCATGCGCGCGGCTCACTTCCGCCGCGGCAGAGCCAGAGCCGCTTGAAGGCGCCGGGGGCTGCGTCCGCAAACCAGTCCACGGCGAGCTCGCCCCGGATGCCGTGGGGCCGGGCCACGCTGCCCAAGTCCACAAAGCCCTCCGGCACGGGGGCGTCCGCCCGGCTCGCGGGGGCTGGCTTTCCGGCTGGTGCGGCCACCAGCGCCCTACTCCAGGATCTCGAGGACGGTGCGCCGCCCCGCGCGGATGGACGCGGCCCCGAGCAGGGTGCGCATGGCGCGCACGGTGCGGCCCTGCCGGCCGATGACCTTGCCGAGGTCATCGCTCGCGACCTTGAGCTCGAGCACCGTGGCCTGGTCGCCGTCCACCTCGCGCACCTCCACGGCGGCGGGGTCGTCCACCAGGGCCCGGGCGATATTTTCGATCAGAGCTTTCATCAGGCACCTCCACCGCAACGCCAAAAGGCGCCGCCTGGGCCTGCCCCGGCGGCCACACATGCGGCCAGGCGCGCCGCAGGCGCATATCCGCCCCACAGCGCCCACTTACGGGCACGCGCGGCGCAGACTGGCTGGCAGGCCCCGCCGGATGTCAGGCCAGGTGCTTCTTGAGCAGGGAGCGCACCGTGCTGGTGGGTTCCGCGCCGCGGTCGAGCCAGGCGCGGATCTTGTCCGCATCGAGGCGCACATCCGCGGGGTTGGTCATGGGGTCGTAGAAGCCCAGGAATTCCAGCGGGCGCCCGTCGCGGCGCGTCTCGTCCCGGGCGGCGACCACGCGGTAAAACGGATGCTTCTTGCTGCCAAGGCGGGTAAGTTTCAGTTTCACTGCCATGTGTTCTGCTCCCTTGCGTTAGTTTCAAAGTGTAGCGTTGCGCCCGAAAAAGGGCAAGGGGCGGGGCCTTGTGCCCGCGGGTTATTTTTTCTTGCGTTTTTGCTGGCGCTCTTTCTTTTTGCGTTTCTTCGCCGCGGCCGACTTGCCGCCATGGCCGGCTGGGGCGCCCCCGGGCATCGGCGGCATCCCGGGAAATCCGCCCATGCCCGGCAAGCCGCCCGGCATCCCGCCGGGCAGGCCGCGCGGCATGCGTGGCAGTCCCTTGCCCTGCCCGCGGCCGGTCATGATGCCCTGCATCATCTTGCGCATCTGGGTGAACTGGCGCACGAGCTGGTTCACCTGCGCCACGCTGGTGCCCGAGCCCTTGGCGATGCGCGCGCGGCGGCTGCCGTTGAGGATGTCGGGGTCGCGCCGCTCCGCCGGGGTCATGGAATTGATGATCGCCTCCGTGCGGGCGAGCTCCGCCTCGGGGAGCGCCCCGTTGGCCTGGGCCAGTTTGTCCGTGAGGCCGCCGAGCCCCGGAATCATCTTGAGGATGCTTTCCAGCGAGCCCAGCTTCTTGACGCGGCGCATCTGGGTGCGGAAGTCCTCGAGGTCGAAGCTCGCCTTGCGCATCTTGCGCGCCATGGCTTCCACTTCCTCGGCGTCAAAGGCATCCTGCGCCTTTTCCACGAGGGTGAGCACATCGCCCATGCCGAGGATGCGCCCGGCGATGCGGTCGGGGTGGAAGACCTCCATTTCGGAGAGCTTTTCGCCCACGCCCACGAATTTCACCGGCGCGCCCGTCACCGAGCGGATGGAAAGGGCCGCGCCGCCGCGCGCGTCGCCGTCCATCTTGGTGAGCACCACGCCCGTGAGCCCGAGCCGCTCGTTGAAGGCCTCGGCCACCGTGACCGCGTCCTGGCCGGTCATGGCGTCCGCGACAAAGAGGATCTCCTGCGGCTTTACGGCCTCCTTGATGGCGGAAAGCTCGTCCATGAGGGGCGCGTCCACATGCAGGCGGCCGGCGGTATCGAGCAGCACCACGTCGGCGCCGGCCTCCCGGGCCGCGGCCACGGCATCGCGGGCGATGTCCACGGGGTCCATGTCCTGCGTGGAGGGATAGACCGGCATGTCGAGCTCGCGCGCGAGCACCTGGAGCTGGTCGATGGCCGCGGGCCGGTACACGTCAGCGGGCACGAGATAGGGCTTGTGCTTGCCGCGCCGGAGCAGGTTGGCGATCTTGGCGGCGGAAGTCGTCTTGCCCGAGCCCTGCAGGCCCACCAGCATGACCACCGACGGCTTGCGGCCCTCGAAGGAGAGCCCCTGCGCCTCGCCGCCCAGAAGGGCGACAAGCTCGTCGTGGACGATCTTGACCACCTGCTGCGCCGGGCTCACGCCCTTGAGCACGGCCTGGCCGAGGGCCTTTTCGCGCACGCTTTCCACAAAATCCTTGACGACGCGGAAATTGACATCCGCCTCGAGCAGGGCCAGGCGCACCTCCCGCAGGCCCGCCTGAATATTCTCCTCGGTGAGCTGGCGCCCCCCGAAGGAGCGGAAAACGCCGGAAAGTCTGTCGGAAAGGCTCTCGAACATGCGGGCTCCCCGCTGGCGCGAAACAGGTTCTTTGCTCCGCCGGCCGGGAGCGGCCCTTGCGCGCGGCAGGGCATGGGACGCCCCGACGCAGCGCCCGGAAATACCAGAGATCACGGGCGGCGAAAGCGCACTTTATAGAGGCTTTGCACGGCCGCGTCAAGCCGCGCCAAGGGTTCGGCGCCCGTGGTGCTCCCGGGTGCCTTTCCTCTTGCGGGGGGGGGCCGAATGGCGTAAAAATCGCCCAATCAGGAATGGTGCAGCAGTGATGCGGAAAGAC
It contains:
- the mutM gene encoding bifunctional DNA-formamidopyrimidine glycosylase/DNA-(apurinic or apyrimidinic site) lyase, which translates into the protein MPELPEVETVVRTLAPHVTGSRIVGAEVLRPSAVHPLSLALASLAGLAVTGVRRRGKLILMDVAPGPGPAPGNAGTIPTLVAVHLRMTGRLLPRPAGSAPGPYTRWYLDLVAPDGTPQRLIFDDTRAFGTVLAATQALLERWEFWRSLGPEPLELDEAAFAELLRGRRAVKAALLDQRVVAGIGNIYADEALHRAGIDPRRPAGGLDARERRALLGALRDVLSLAIAQCGSSIRDYRDADGNAGAFQNSFAVYGRAGEACKGCGRPLARVRVAGRATVYCPHCQR
- the rimM gene encoding ribosome maturation factor RimM (Essential for efficient processing of 16S rRNA) — its product is MPEGFVDLGSVARPHGIRGELAVDWFADAAPGAFKRLWLCRGGSEPRACTVLGSRAHKGRPLLLLEGVTSRDEAEALRGALLCVPRAELPEPSGDEAYLADLMGADVLLPDGSRLGRLDHVELPAGQEVWAIRTDDGREILFPARPDFIRSFDLKARQVCIDPPEGLLDVYLA
- a CDS encoding KH domain-containing protein, with the protein product MMKALIENIARALVDDPAAVEVREVDGDQATVLELKVASDDLGKVIGRQGRTVRAMRTLLGAASIRAGRRTVLEILE
- the rpsP gene encoding 30S ribosomal protein S16, with protein sequence MAVKLKLTRLGSKKHPFYRVVAARDETRRDGRPLEFLGFYDPMTNPADVRLDADKIRAWLDRGAEPTSTVRSLLKKHLA
- the ffh gene encoding signal recognition particle protein codes for the protein MFESLSDRLSGVFRSFGGRQLTEENIQAGLREVRLALLEADVNFRVVKDFVESVREKALGQAVLKGVSPAQQVVKIVHDELVALLGGEAQGLSFEGRKPSVVMLVGLQGSGKTTSAAKIANLLRRGKHKPYLVPADVYRPAAIDQLQVLARELDMPVYPSTQDMDPVDIARDAVAAAREAGADVVLLDTAGRLHVDAPLMDELSAIKEAVKPQEILFVADAMTGQDAVTVAEAFNERLGLTGVVLTKMDGDARGGAALSIRSVTGAPVKFVGVGEKLSEMEVFHPDRIAGRILGMGDVLTLVEKAQDAFDAEEVEAMARKMRKASFDLEDFRTQMRRVKKLGSLESILKMIPGLGGLTDKLAQANGALPEAELARTEAIINSMTPAERRDPDILNGSRRARIAKGSGTSVAQVNQLVRQFTQMRKMMQGIMTGRGQGKGLPRMPRGLPGGMPGGLPGMGGFPGMPPMPGGAPAGHGGKSAAAKKRKKKERQQKRKKK